A genomic window from Salvia hispanica cultivar TCC Black 2014 chromosome 5, UniMelb_Shisp_WGS_1.0, whole genome shotgun sequence includes:
- the LOC125186998 gene encoding pentatricopeptide repeat-containing protein At5g48730, chloroplastic isoform X2, producing the protein MKKIPDCQPDVYTYSILIKSCLHVYDFDAVNSLLSEMEVHGIRPSTVTYNTLIDAYGKAKKFVEMESVLVQMLRQPHCEPDVWTMNSTLRAFGGSGQIDMMEKCYEKFQKAGIDPTIKTFNILLDAYGKTENYEKMSAVMQYMQRYHYTWTLVTYNIVIDAFGRGGDVKQMEFLFRLMQSERIKPNCVTLCSLVRAYGNAGKLEKIAAVLRFVENSDITLDTVFFNCLIDAYGLMGCIAEMKVVPEMMKRRGCRLDKVTYRTMIKAFSMNGMTGHAKELQKELRSM; encoded by the exons ATGAAGAAGATCCCCGACTGTCAACCCGATGTGTACACGTACTCCATCCTCATAAAGTCTTGCCTGCACGTTTATGACTTTGACGCAGTTAACTCTCTCCTCTCGGAAATGGAAGTACACGGGATCAGACCATCCACGGTCACGTATAATACTCTCATCGATGCGTATGGAAAAGCAAAGAA GTTCGTGGAGATGGAATCCGTGCTCGTGCAGATGCTCAGGCAGCCCCACTGCGAACCCGATGTCTGGACCATGAACTCGACGCTCAGGGCTTTCGGGGGCAGCGGGCAGATAGATATGATGGAGAAGTGCTACGAAAAGTTCCAGAAAGCCGGAATCGACCCCACCATCAAGACGTTCAACATCCTCCTCGACGCCTACGGCAAAACAGAGAACTACGAGAAGATGAGCGCCGTGATGCAGTACATGCAGCGGTACCACTACACGTGGACGCTCGTCACCTACAACATCGTCATAGATGCGTTCGGGAGAGGCGGCGACGTCAAGCAGATGGAGTTCTTGTTCCGGCTGATGCAGTCCGAGAGGATCAAGCCCAACTGCGTGACTCTGTGTTCGCTCGTGCGAGCCTATGGGAACGCAGGGAAGCTCGAAAAGATCGCGGCTGTTCTGCGCTTCGTCGAGAACTCCGACATCACCCTCGATACCGTTTTCTTCAACTGCTTGATCGACGCCTACGGCCTGATGGGATGCATCGCAGAGATGAAGGTGGTGCCCGAGATGATGAAGAGACGGGGCTGCAGACTCGATAAGGTCACGTATCGAACGATGATCAAGGCGTTCTCGATGAACGGGATGACGGGCCATGCCAAGGAGCTTCAGAAAGAGCTCCGTTCGATGTAG
- the LOC125186998 gene encoding pentatricopeptide repeat-containing protein At5g48730, chloroplastic isoform X1 — translation MFQVFELLREQVWYKPYAGIYVKLITMLGKCKQPEIAHTLFQAMIDEGCVADREAYTALMSAYSRSGLFDRAYSILEQMKKIPDCQPDVYTYSILIKSCLHVYDFDAVNSLLSEMEVHGIRPSTVTYNTLIDAYGKAKKFVEMESVLVQMLRQPHCEPDVWTMNSTLRAFGGSGQIDMMEKCYEKFQKAGIDPTIKTFNILLDAYGKTENYEKMSAVMQYMQRYHYTWTLVTYNIVIDAFGRGGDVKQMEFLFRLMQSERIKPNCVTLCSLVRAYGNAGKLEKIAAVLRFVENSDITLDTVFFNCLIDAYGLMGCIAEMKVVPEMMKRRGCRLDKVTYRTMIKAFSMNGMTGHAKELQKELRSM, via the exons ATGTTTCAGGTTTTTGAACTCCTGCGCGAGCAAGTCTGGTACAAGCCGTACGCTGGTATATATGTGAAGCTCATCACCATGCTCGGAAAATGTAAGCAACCCGAGATAGCTCATACCTTGTTTCAGGCAATGATTGATGAAGGGTGTGTGGCGGACCGAGAAGCTTACACTGCTCTTATGTCTGCCTACAGCCGGAGTGGCCTTTTCGATAGAGCGTATTCCATTCTCGAGCAGATGAAGAAGATCCCCGACTGTCAACCCGATGTGTACACGTACTCCATCCTCATAAAGTCTTGCCTGCACGTTTATGACTTTGACGCAGTTAACTCTCTCCTCTCGGAAATGGAAGTACACGGGATCAGACCATCCACGGTCACGTATAATACTCTCATCGATGCGTATGGAAAAGCAAAGAA GTTCGTGGAGATGGAATCCGTGCTCGTGCAGATGCTCAGGCAGCCCCACTGCGAACCCGATGTCTGGACCATGAACTCGACGCTCAGGGCTTTCGGGGGCAGCGGGCAGATAGATATGATGGAGAAGTGCTACGAAAAGTTCCAGAAAGCCGGAATCGACCCCACCATCAAGACGTTCAACATCCTCCTCGACGCCTACGGCAAAACAGAGAACTACGAGAAGATGAGCGCCGTGATGCAGTACATGCAGCGGTACCACTACACGTGGACGCTCGTCACCTACAACATCGTCATAGATGCGTTCGGGAGAGGCGGCGACGTCAAGCAGATGGAGTTCTTGTTCCGGCTGATGCAGTCCGAGAGGATCAAGCCCAACTGCGTGACTCTGTGTTCGCTCGTGCGAGCCTATGGGAACGCAGGGAAGCTCGAAAAGATCGCGGCTGTTCTGCGCTTCGTCGAGAACTCCGACATCACCCTCGATACCGTTTTCTTCAACTGCTTGATCGACGCCTACGGCCTGATGGGATGCATCGCAGAGATGAAGGTGGTGCCCGAGATGATGAAGAGACGGGGCTGCAGACTCGATAAGGTCACGTATCGAACGATGATCAAGGCGTTCTCGATGAACGGGATGACGGGCCATGCCAAGGAGCTTCAGAAAGAGCTCCGTTCGATGTAG